The Candidatus Thiodiazotropha endoloripes genome has a window encoding:
- a CDS encoding dihydroorotate dehydrogenase, which yields MSSNSQPTLNTDFCGMSFNSPIVLLSGCVGFGEEYTRVNGFSNRDVGAVCLKGTTQDARLGNQPHRVYETPQGMLNAIGLQNPGVDHVVNQILPNLDFTETRFIANVSGSSVEEYYEVTRRFDDSPIDAIEINISCPNVKEGGVAFGNDPAMSAKVVETCRKATDKPLITKLSPNQTDIASNAKGCIEAGSDAFSVINTLMGMAIDIESRTPIIGNNQGGLSGPAIKPVALLKVHQVYQVCKTHQIPIIGQGGITSAEDALEFIIAGASAVGIGTALFYDPLVCKSINTGITEYLKSHQLSSVDQLVGTLQMNQSKPSKCGC from the coding sequence ATGAGCAGCAATAGCCAGCCAACATTGAATACCGATTTTTGTGGTATGTCGTTCAACAGCCCCATTGTTCTCCTCTCCGGGTGCGTCGGATTTGGTGAAGAGTACACAAGGGTAAACGGGTTTAGCAATCGGGATGTGGGGGCTGTCTGCCTCAAAGGAACCACCCAGGATGCCCGTCTCGGCAATCAACCCCACCGGGTCTACGAAACACCCCAGGGCATGCTCAACGCCATCGGGCTGCAAAACCCCGGGGTCGACCACGTAGTCAATCAAATACTGCCCAACCTGGACTTTACCGAGACCCGCTTCATAGCCAATGTCTCAGGATCGAGTGTGGAGGAGTATTACGAGGTAACCCGCCGCTTCGATGACTCACCCATCGATGCCATCGAGATCAATATCTCCTGCCCGAATGTGAAAGAGGGGGGGGTGGCCTTCGGCAACGATCCTGCCATGTCCGCCAAGGTGGTTGAGACCTGTCGTAAAGCGACAGACAAACCATTGATAACCAAACTCTCCCCCAATCAAACCGACATAGCGTCCAATGCAAAGGGGTGTATTGAAGCCGGGAGTGATGCCTTTTCAGTGATCAACACCCTGATGGGCATGGCGATCGATATCGAGAGCAGAACGCCCATCATCGGCAATAACCAGGGAGGATTGTCAGGTCCTGCAATCAAGCCTGTAGCACTGCTCAAGGTTCATCAGGTCTACCAGGTCTGCAAAACCCATCAGATCCCGATCATCGGCCAAGGCGGCATCACTTCGGCTGAGGATGCTCTGGAATTCATCATTGCAGGCGCCAGTGCTGTCGGTATCGGAACCGCACTGTTCTACGATCCTTTGGTGTGCAAATCGATCAATACGGGTATTACTGAGTATCTTAAATCCCATCAGCTCTCCTCTGTGGATCAGCTGGTTGGAACACTCCAGATGAATCAATCAAAACCCAGCAAGTGTGGCTGTTGA
- the trmL gene encoding tRNA (uridine(34)/cytosine(34)/5-carboxymethylaminomethyluridine(34)-2'-O)-methyltransferase TrmL, producing the protein MFHIVLYEPEIPPNTGNIIRLCANSGSKLHLIHPLGFKLDDKRLRRAGLDYHEWADVGEYASLDEFLADVRPERLFACTTKGQRGYAAVDYQPGDALLFGPESRGLPAEVLQALDPQQRIRIPMKPHSRSLNLSNAVALILYEAWRQCDYLGGK; encoded by the coding sequence GTGTTTCATATCGTACTCTATGAGCCGGAGATCCCACCGAATACAGGTAATATCATACGCCTGTGTGCCAATAGTGGCAGCAAATTGCATTTGATTCACCCCCTGGGTTTCAAGCTGGATGATAAACGTTTAAGGCGGGCAGGTCTCGACTATCATGAATGGGCCGATGTTGGGGAATATGCTTCGCTCGATGAGTTTCTTGCCGATGTGAGGCCAGAGCGGCTGTTTGCCTGTACAACCAAGGGCCAACGTGGCTATGCTGCCGTCGACTATCAGCCTGGCGATGCCCTGCTATTCGGCCCTGAGAGCCGGGGTCTACCGGCAGAAGTCCTACAGGCGCTGGATCCCCAGCAGCGTATCCGCATTCCGATGAAGCCTCACAGTCGCAGTCTCAATCTCTCCAACGCTGTGGCATTGATCCTGTATGAGGCCTGGCGGCAGTGTGACTATCTCGGTGGTAAATGA
- a CDS encoding HDOD domain-containing protein, with protein MSHPSPEILKQLNPLHHLSDDQLELLSRSLKTYTAGKGLMIIELGDTTEFSLYLLKGRVQLYSEDGRISEISADTPKAQNPIASLIPRRYSVEAISPVEYLMVDNALIKGLISDDEEGITATEIDGEIKPYDKDSAENSLTEALLADLDEDKLVLPSLPDVAVRVGRAMRDENTNARKLAEIVQTDPAITTKLIRAANSPLYAGVTPVDSCAAAIVRLGADTTHKLVLTFALRDLFNTRSSILKDHMRDLWTHSVKVSAVCYILSKVTKRFNPEHAMLAGLLHDIGNVAILSYAERFPEVANDAEKLDQVVADMRGRIGSVILRNWGFIEDLIEVTIHAENWLREIEGEADYADLVIVAQLHTFIGSPAMSSLPSLDQVPAFGRLNLGELTPKLSLKILDKADEKIAHAEAMLMG; from the coding sequence ATGAGCCATCCATCACCTGAAATCCTAAAACAACTTAATCCACTGCATCATCTGTCCGATGATCAGCTCGAACTCCTGAGTCGCTCGCTCAAGACCTATACAGCCGGCAAAGGATTGATGATCATAGAGCTGGGTGACACAACGGAATTCAGCCTCTACCTGCTGAAAGGCAGAGTGCAGCTCTATTCAGAGGATGGACGCATCAGTGAAATCAGTGCAGATACGCCTAAAGCGCAAAATCCCATCGCCAGTCTGATTCCCCGTCGCTACAGTGTCGAGGCGATCTCTCCAGTTGAATATCTGATGGTGGACAACGCCCTGATCAAAGGACTCATCTCTGATGATGAGGAGGGGATAACCGCCACCGAAATCGATGGGGAGATCAAACCCTACGACAAAGACAGTGCGGAGAACAGTCTGACCGAGGCACTGTTGGCGGATCTCGATGAGGATAAACTTGTACTGCCCAGTCTGCCGGATGTTGCGGTGCGTGTCGGCAGGGCGATGCGGGACGAAAACACCAACGCACGTAAACTGGCAGAAATCGTACAGACAGATCCCGCCATCACCACCAAACTGATCCGCGCGGCAAACAGCCCGCTGTATGCCGGCGTCACGCCGGTTGACTCCTGTGCTGCCGCGATTGTCCGGCTCGGCGCCGACACCACTCATAAACTGGTGCTGACCTTTGCGCTGCGCGATCTGTTCAATACCCGCTCCAGTATCTTGAAGGATCACATGCGAGATCTATGGACACACAGTGTCAAGGTCAGTGCCGTCTGCTACATCCTCTCCAAGGTCACCAAACGCTTCAATCCGGAGCATGCCATGCTGGCCGGACTGCTACATGACATTGGTAACGTGGCGATTCTCAGTTATGCCGAACGCTTTCCCGAAGTTGCCAATGATGCTGAAAAGCTCGATCAGGTTGTAGCGGATATGCGTGGCAGAATCGGCAGTGTCATCCTGCGTAACTGGGGTTTTATCGAGGACTTGATTGAAGTCACCATACATGCGGAAAACTGGCTTCGTGAAATCGAGGGCGAGGCAGATTACGCCGATCTTGTGATCGTGGCGCAGCTGCATACATTCATCGGCAGCCCCGCGATGAGCAGCCTGCCAAGTCTCGATCAGGTACCGGCCTTTGGACGGCTCAATCTGGGTGAATTAACACCCAAACTAAGCTTGAAGATTCTTGATAAGGCCGATGAAAAAATCGCCCACGCTGAAGCGATGCTGATGGGCTGA